The following are encoded in a window of Fibrobacter sp. UWR4 genomic DNA:
- a CDS encoding DUF349 domain-containing protein has translation MSLFDFVKPNWKKSDPSVRAAAVEKEVSDQSIIETLASSDPDVKVRTAAVKKVASLKVLKAISSNDSDESVKTLAKNRYQDEAYKKLKNLKDVAGEDLDLLNDLKETHFADDLLKNNTTCEAIRKVLVEACKKASILAGVATRDASEAIATIAAKKVDSDALMADIAKNSKHISVRKLVSDKIRAKKEAEDGGKKAAALLAGKQDALLGQAHHLAAQKDPLAVKDQFDNLMAEARALGMGDKQAALDEVYASFNKFCDEANAEKIAAEKAAAEKAAKIAAMTAGLEELEQLISDSKVADNAQRVDEIVALWNDGKSIMDASLIKRYNNAFFKVQEIQKPVVVEVSEGETADESARPELLERLQTLADTDVNESTGKYLHAIVREWEKLPLLEGEDPTLQSYNAIRNKLSEKIAAFTERAQKLVEENSAKLRAIIDKVKSFDENEDFRELNKKVRECYNQWKEIVGEQKFKYHDLWQEYKAATSRFQEMQQWENWRNEQARDELLAEMDSMTKEEPSQALLNKLREISNRWKEIGPISAAKLQEYRDHFQGNYEKIKEKCAPFIEEMNAERIKNLADKEAICAKIEELVNNAEIFWKDKFKTMQELQESWKNIGMVPKENVAALTERFKAAANAFYAQHKENLKAEDVSREANYEKKVALCMEAEAIQESSDWNATSSKLKQLQDAWKATGPVPKSKSDEIWTRFRTACDAFFEKKRAHFEEMDASKQKNLDAKNEVCAKLEAMEAAAQGSLEELKAMESEFKSLGMVPKEAIETVSERFNTIYNKILARLASADAALTAALAEVKTKKLEMIDKVKEFAESAGSNQLADAVREIQKEWREIGSCGAEDSALYKTFREACDDFFTRRRDQLDIQEQARQNNLQKKLLLCEQAEELLNDLSEATVGASMNKVKHLRRLWKEVGAVPREHSEKTWQRFNTACDKVFAFGRKDEPKPAETEAPAEAPAAE, from the coding sequence ATGAGCCTTTTTGATTTTGTGAAACCGAACTGGAAAAAGTCCGACCCCTCCGTACGTGCTGCCGCCGTAGAAAAGGAAGTCAGCGATCAGAGTATCATCGAAACTCTGGCCAGTTCCGATCCTGATGTAAAAGTTCGTACCGCAGCCGTCAAGAAAGTTGCAAGCCTCAAGGTGCTGAAGGCAATTTCCTCCAACGACAGCGACGAAAGCGTCAAGACCCTGGCCAAGAACCGCTACCAGGATGAAGCATACAAGAAGCTCAAGAACCTTAAGGACGTCGCCGGCGAAGACCTGGACCTGCTGAACGACCTGAAGGAAACCCATTTTGCAGATGACCTGCTGAAGAACAACACTACTTGCGAAGCAATCCGCAAGGTCCTGGTTGAAGCATGCAAGAAGGCTAGCATCCTGGCAGGTGTTGCCACCCGTGACGCAAGCGAAGCAATCGCAACCATCGCCGCAAAGAAGGTGGACTCCGATGCTCTGATGGCCGACATCGCCAAGAATTCCAAGCACATTTCCGTACGTAAGCTGGTCTCCGACAAGATCCGCGCCAAGAAGGAAGCAGAAGACGGCGGCAAGAAGGCCGCAGCCCTCCTGGCAGGCAAGCAGGACGCACTTCTCGGTCAGGCACACCACCTGGCAGCCCAGAAGGATCCCCTCGCAGTAAAGGACCAGTTCGACAACCTCATGGCAGAAGCCCGCGCTCTCGGCATGGGCGACAAGCAGGCTGCACTGGACGAAGTTTACGCAAGCTTTAACAAGTTCTGCGACGAAGCAAACGCAGAAAAGATTGCAGCCGAAAAGGCTGCTGCAGAAAAGGCCGCAAAGATTGCCGCCATGACTGCAGGTCTGGAAGAACTGGAACAGCTCATTTCCGATAGCAAGGTGGCCGACAACGCCCAGCGCGTTGACGAAATCGTCGCACTCTGGAATGACGGCAAGTCCATCATGGACGCAAGCCTGATCAAGCGCTACAACAACGCCTTCTTCAAGGTTCAGGAAATCCAGAAGCCCGTAGTCGTAGAAGTTTCCGAAGGCGAAACCGCCGATGAATCCGCCCGTCCGGAACTGCTGGAACGTCTGCAGACTCTGGCCGATACCGACGTCAACGAAAGCACCGGCAAGTATCTCCACGCCATCGTCCGCGAATGGGAAAAGCTTCCCCTGCTGGAAGGCGAAGATCCGACCCTCCAGAGCTACAACGCCATTAGGAACAAACTATCCGAAAAGATTGCAGCCTTTACCGAAAGAGCCCAGAAGCTGGTGGAAGAAAATTCCGCGAAGCTCCGCGCCATCATCGACAAGGTCAAATCCTTCGACGAAAACGAAGACTTCCGCGAACTGAACAAGAAGGTTCGTGAATGCTACAACCAGTGGAAGGAAATCGTTGGCGAACAGAAGTTCAAGTATCACGACCTGTGGCAGGAATACAAGGCTGCCACTAGCCGCTTCCAGGAAATGCAGCAGTGGGAAAACTGGCGTAACGAACAGGCCCGCGACGAACTGCTTGCAGAAATGGATTCCATGACTAAGGAAGAACCCAGCCAGGCTCTTCTGAACAAGCTCCGTGAAATTTCCAACCGCTGGAAGGAAATCGGTCCTATCTCCGCTGCAAAGCTCCAGGAATACCGCGACCACTTCCAGGGCAACTACGAAAAGATTAAGGAAAAGTGCGCACCCTTCATTGAAGAAATGAACGCCGAACGCATCAAGAACCTCGCCGACAAGGAAGCCATCTGCGCCAAGATCGAAGAACTGGTCAACAATGCAGAAATCTTCTGGAAGGACAAGTTCAAGACCATGCAGGAACTCCAGGAAAGCTGGAAGAACATCGGCATGGTTCCTAAGGAAAATGTCGCCGCCCTGACGGAACGTTTCAAGGCAGCAGCAAACGCATTCTACGCCCAGCACAAGGAAAACCTGAAGGCCGAAGATGTTTCCCGCGAAGCCAACTACGAAAAGAAGGTGGCTCTCTGCATGGAAGCCGAAGCCATTCAGGAATCCAGCGACTGGAACGCAACTTCCAGCAAGCTGAAGCAGCTCCAGGACGCATGGAAGGCAACGGGTCCCGTACCCAAGAGCAAGTCCGACGAAATCTGGACTCGTTTCCGTACCGCTTGCGACGCCTTCTTCGAAAAGAAGCGCGCCCACTTCGAAGAAATGGACGCCTCCAAGCAGAAGAATCTGGACGCCAAGAATGAAGTCTGCGCCAAGTTGGAAGCCATGGAAGCAGCAGCCCAGGGTTCCCTCGAAGAACTCAAGGCCATGGAATCCGAATTCAAGTCCCTGGGCATGGTCCCCAAGGAAGCCATCGAAACCGTTAGCGAACGCTTCAACACCATCTACAACAAGATTCTCGCCCGCCTTGCCAGCGCAGACGCAGCCTTGACTGCTGCACTTGCCGAAGTGAAGACCAAGAAGCTTGAAATGATCGACAAGGTCAAGGAATTTGCAGAAAGCGCCGGCTCCAACCAGCTGGCTGATGCCGTCCGCGAAATCCAGAAGGAATGGCGCGAAATCGGTTCCTGCGGTGCAGAAGATTCCGCACTCTACAAGACCTTCCGCGAAGCCTGCGATGACTTCTTTACCCGCCGTCGCGACCAGCTGGACATTCAGGAACAGGCCCGCCAGAACAACCTTCAGAAGAAGCTTTTGCTCTGCGAACAGGCTGAAGAACTGCTGAACGACCTGAGCGAAGCTACTGTAGGCGCTTCCATGAACAAGGTGAAGCATCTGCGTCGCCTCTGGAAGGAAGTGGGCGCAGTTCCTCGTGAACATTCCGAAAAGACCTGGCAGCGCTTCAACACCGCCTGCGACAAGGTTTTCGCATTCGGCCGCAAGGACGAACCCAAGCCCGCCGAAACGGAGGCTCCTGCCGAAGCACCGGCTGCAGAATAA
- a CDS encoding L-threonylcarbamoyladenylate synthase, whose amino-acid sequence MKFPPWTSVDEAARLLADGQVVAIPTETVYGLAGNAYEPKALAQIFAIKERPTFDPLIVHICHIDQLKDIAKDIPEAAYKLAEAYWPGPMTLILPKKDCIPDLCTSALPSVAVRFPAHPVAQEIIRKAGVPLAAPSANLFKHVSPTTAKHVADQLADRGLAGIVDGGPCDVGVESSIISLTGEIPTVLRPGAITPEMVEKVLGQVAIKESTSKPGQPMAAPGQCDTHYRPQVPLYYGVVPEGTKLPENTVRIAFGKTEGPVPATLNLSESGDMLEATAKLYAYMHDLDLPQYQLILVDPIPNVGVGMALNDRLKRASIKL is encoded by the coding sequence ATGAAATTTCCTCCTTGGACATCGGTTGACGAAGCGGCCCGCTTACTTGCGGACGGCCAGGTTGTGGCAATCCCTACAGAAACAGTTTATGGCCTTGCAGGTAACGCCTACGAGCCTAAGGCACTGGCTCAGATTTTCGCCATCAAGGAACGTCCCACGTTCGACCCCCTGATTGTCCATATCTGCCATATTGACCAGCTAAAGGACATCGCCAAGGATATTCCCGAAGCCGCCTACAAGTTGGCGGAAGCCTACTGGCCCGGCCCCATGACGCTGATCCTTCCCAAGAAGGACTGCATCCCGGACCTGTGTACCAGCGCATTGCCCTCCGTGGCAGTACGTTTCCCGGCACACCCTGTAGCTCAGGAAATCATCCGCAAGGCAGGCGTCCCTCTGGCAGCCCCCAGCGCAAACCTCTTTAAGCACGTAAGTCCCACAACAGCCAAGCATGTCGCCGACCAGCTGGCAGACCGCGGGCTTGCAGGCATTGTAGATGGCGGCCCCTGCGATGTAGGTGTGGAAAGTTCCATCATCTCTCTTACGGGCGAAATTCCCACGGTGCTTCGCCCCGGTGCAATTACCCCCGAAATGGTAGAGAAGGTTCTTGGTCAGGTGGCTATCAAGGAATCAACCTCTAAGCCGGGCCAGCCCATGGCCGCCCCCGGCCAGTGCGACACCCACTATCGCCCTCAGGTACCTTTGTATTACGGAGTCGTTCCCGAAGGAACAAAGCTGCCGGAAAACACCGTCCGTATCGCCTTTGGCAAAACGGAAGGCCCTGTTCCCGCTACGTTGAATCTTTCTGAATCGGGCGACATGCTGGAAGCAACCGCCAAGCTGTACGCCTACATGCACGACCTGGACCTCCCTCAGTATCAGCTGATCCTGGTGGACCCAATCCCCAATGTGGGCGTGGGCATGGCCCTGAATGACCGCCTCAAGAGAGCAAGCATCAAGCTATAA
- a CDS encoding DNA topoisomerase IV subunit B: MAASNYTDDSIRTLEWNEHIRERPGMYIGKLGDGQSPDDGIYVLVKEIIDNSIDEFVMGAGKKVIIDIEDHFARIRDFGRGIPLGKVIDCVSKINTGGKYDSDAFQKSVGMNGVGTKAVNALSTKFIVKSFRDGRCKEAEFSKGVLVREEKECNTTEKNGTEIYFEPDANIFKNFRFLPAYMEEKVWNYAYLNNGLSLIMNGKTYVSPNGLLDLLQKHVDDSIRYPVAHFKQNDIEIAFTHGNQYGEHYYSFVNGQYTTQGGTHQQAFREGIVKGARDFFKKDLDPSDVRNCIIGAISVRIQEPVFESQTKTKLGSTTTAPGGAQLRTWIVDYVSREMDNYLHKNPETAKALQDRITQNERERKEIAGIKKLANERAKKANLHNRKLRDCKIHLTDVKNPLNKESMIFITEGDSASGSITKARNVQTQAVFSLRGKPLNSFGLTKKVVYENEEFNLLQSALDIENGLEDLRYDKVIIATDADVDGMHIRLLLMTFFLQFFPELVEQKHLFILQTPLFRVRNKQVTKYCYDEVERDKAAKEIGKTGLEITRFKGLGEISPEEFGQFIGEDMRLETVILPPDANFSKMLAYYMGANTPQRQDHIVANLRAEAVEEL, translated from the coding sequence ATGGCAGCTAGCAATTATACAGACGACAGCATTAGAACACTGGAATGGAACGAACATATCCGCGAACGTCCGGGTATGTACATCGGTAAGCTTGGCGATGGCCAGAGCCCCGACGACGGTATTTACGTTCTCGTCAAGGAAATTATCGACAACTCCATCGACGAATTCGTCATGGGCGCCGGTAAGAAAGTCATTATCGATATTGAAGATCACTTTGCCCGCATCCGCGACTTCGGCCGTGGCATTCCTCTGGGCAAGGTCATTGACTGCGTCAGCAAGATTAACACCGGTGGTAAGTACGACTCCGACGCCTTCCAGAAGTCCGTGGGTATGAACGGTGTGGGTACCAAGGCGGTAAACGCCCTTTCCACCAAGTTCATCGTCAAGAGTTTCCGTGACGGCCGTTGCAAGGAAGCCGAATTCAGCAAGGGCGTCCTGGTCCGCGAAGAAAAGGAATGCAACACCACCGAAAAGAACGGTACCGAAATCTACTTCGAACCGGACGCAAACATTTTCAAGAACTTCAGGTTCCTTCCTGCCTATATGGAAGAAAAGGTGTGGAACTACGCCTACCTGAACAACGGTCTTTCCCTCATCATGAACGGCAAGACCTACGTGAGCCCCAACGGTCTTCTGGATTTGCTCCAGAAGCATGTGGATGATTCCATCCGCTACCCGGTGGCACACTTCAAGCAGAACGACATTGAAATCGCATTTACCCACGGAAACCAGTACGGCGAACATTACTACAGCTTCGTCAACGGCCAGTACACCACACAGGGTGGTACTCACCAGCAGGCTTTCCGCGAAGGTATCGTCAAGGGCGCCCGCGACTTCTTCAAGAAGGACCTGGACCCCTCCGACGTTCGCAACTGCATTATCGGCGCCATTTCCGTCCGTATTCAGGAACCGGTGTTCGAATCCCAGACCAAGACCAAGCTGGGTAGCACCACCACTGCACCGGGCGGCGCTCAGCTCCGTACCTGGATCGTGGATTACGTTTCCCGCGAAATGGACAACTACCTCCATAAGAATCCGGAAACCGCCAAGGCCCTTCAGGATCGCATTACCCAGAACGAACGTGAACGCAAGGAAATTGCGGGCATCAAGAAACTGGCTAACGAACGTGCCAAGAAGGCAAACCTTCACAACCGCAAGCTTCGCGACTGCAAGATCCACCTGACCGACGTAAAGAATCCCCTGAACAAGGAATCCATGATCTTTATTACCGAAGGTGACTCTGCATCCGGTTCCATCACCAAGGCACGTAACGTGCAGACCCAGGCGGTGTTCAGCCTTCGCGGTAAGCCGCTGAACAGTTTCGGCCTCACCAAGAAGGTGGTTTACGAAAACGAAGAATTCAACCTGTTGCAGAGCGCCCTGGATATCGAAAACGGTCTGGAAGACTTGCGCTACGACAAGGTGATTATCGCAACCGATGCCGATGTGGACGGCATGCATATCCGTCTGCTTCTCATGACCTTCTTCCTGCAGTTCTTCCCGGAACTGGTGGAACAGAAGCACCTGTTCATCCTTCAGACTCCGCTGTTCCGTGTCCGCAACAAGCAGGTCACCAAGTACTGCTACGACGAAGTGGAACGTGACAAGGCCGCCAAGGAAATCGGAAAAACCGGTCTGGAAATCACCCGATTCAAAGGTCTTGGCGAAATCAGTCCGGAAGAATTCGGACAGTTCATTGGCGAAGACATGCGTCTGGAAACGGTCATCCTCCCGCCGGATGCAAACTTCAGCAAGATGCTTGCCTACTACATGGGAGCCAACACTCCCCAGCGTCAGGACCACATCGTGGCAAACCTCCGCGCAGAGGCAGTAGAAGAACTGTAA
- a CDS encoding DUF4153 domain-containing protein, with the protein MAFDKIKQYPLQLSTAFKRFPVTIGFLVFITLLSIGVTQIAERNPFLLESHFKFISWALTFSAMSASLSEMLEFYQERYRPINACKQLILHGIIAATTGVLIFGSFKYAPLYLSSIAIALICSILLVPSLKGKTDIFLWNFIGRTIKAIFIALIITGLFVGAVALLLFCCEILFGIDVEKIFMQFVMEICWEFMAPVIVLAGMPNMKELEEQKPLHKFISGALHFLFMPVLAIYLVLLYVYGIRSFSSTHISSYEPTIFVIIAAVAVILVSLLLYPAHLQQKKSFDKVLLKIFPIAVLPLLPLMTKDLFQALSSSYVESSDVYLIVLNFWFFGAMAILLIKKIKKKIWWIIASLCITNLAISISPFNVPYITERIKLHNIIHESTVSDESPEFNCTECEKPEPDYKEYTFRISKQKAIAIPQGSKDMFLQEYRHIPDNLISVRNDTLVFSVNYRDSLTETFSIALADIQVPDGVHTDTLSPLELNNPNATLVLHRIEATLYPDTTRDYITLSGYLFLK; encoded by the coding sequence ATGGCCTTTGACAAAATCAAGCAGTATCCGCTACAGCTCTCCACTGCTTTCAAGCGATTCCCCGTAACCATCGGCTTCCTGGTATTCATTACACTCCTGTCCATCGGAGTCACCCAGATTGCCGAACGCAATCCGTTTCTACTGGAAAGTCATTTTAAGTTCATTAGCTGGGCACTCACATTCTCCGCCATGTCCGCAAGCCTGAGCGAGATGCTGGAATTTTACCAGGAACGCTACAGACCCATTAACGCCTGCAAACAATTGATTTTGCACGGGATCATCGCCGCCACCACGGGCGTCCTGATATTCGGGTCCTTTAAGTACGCACCGCTCTATCTTTCTTCCATCGCCATTGCCCTCATTTGTTCAATCCTGCTGGTTCCCTCCCTCAAAGGAAAGACGGACATTTTCCTCTGGAACTTTATCGGACGGACCATCAAGGCAATCTTTATCGCCTTAATCATCACAGGACTATTTGTCGGTGCAGTAGCCTTGCTCCTTTTCTGCTGCGAAATCCTATTCGGAATAGACGTCGAGAAAATCTTTATGCAGTTCGTCATGGAAATCTGCTGGGAATTTATGGCGCCAGTCATCGTCCTGGCAGGCATGCCCAACATGAAGGAACTAGAAGAGCAAAAGCCTCTCCACAAATTTATTTCCGGAGCCCTGCACTTCCTTTTTATGCCTGTACTGGCGATTTACCTGGTGCTCCTTTACGTCTATGGAATCCGATCTTTTTCCAGCACCCACATTTCCAGCTATGAGCCCACCATCTTTGTCATCATCGCAGCCGTCGCCGTAATTCTCGTGAGTCTATTGCTCTACCCCGCACACCTCCAGCAGAAAAAATCCTTCGACAAAGTCCTGCTAAAAATTTTTCCCATCGCAGTTCTCCCCCTGCTGCCCCTCATGACAAAAGACTTGTTCCAGGCCTTAAGTTCCTCTTATGTAGAGTCCTCCGACGTCTACCTGATCGTGCTGAATTTCTGGTTCTTCGGCGCCATGGCAATACTTCTCATCAAGAAAATCAAGAAGAAAATCTGGTGGATTATCGCCAGCCTCTGCATCACCAACCTGGCCATTTCCATCAGCCCCTTCAACGTTCCTTACATCACCGAAAGGATTAAACTTCACAACATCATACACGAATCCACCGTGAGTGACGAAAGCCCGGAATTTAATTGCACCGAATGCGAAAAACCAGAGCCTGATTACAAGGAATACACATTCCGCATCAGCAAGCAGAAAGCCATCGCAATCCCCCAGGGCAGCAAGGACATGTTCCTCCAGGAATACCGACACATTCCCGATAATCTAATAAGCGTCAGGAACGATACGCTCGTATTTAGCGTAAACTATAGAGATTCCCTGACAGAAACATTCTCCATAGCCCTAGCCGACATTCAAGTTCCCGACGGAGTCCATACCGACACCCTCTCCCCGCTGGAGCTGAACAATCCCAATGCTACCCTAGTGCTCCACAGGATCGAAGCCACCTTATACCCCGACACCACCCGCGATTACATCACCCTATCCGGATACCTATTCCTGAAATAA
- a CDS encoding hemolysin family protein, with protein MENADSWAIAFLALFLIVSFSFSLVKASFSAIYAKRDAKDREGREEKVAALVELGGFNETISIGRIFCNVGSGVLGFYLFEMIPWDWIQQYWILAFAAYIVVACIIIYTFTVFFANLLGNLKPDTLAVVLIPLYRYIRLPFIIPAKICHSLFVTSLKGMGYDSKLSFLPEERRDAVQADLSDDNGQDGEGLEKEERQMILNIFDFVETPVREIMTPRVDMCAIDVDTSLDDLVKVLNSERHSRLPVYKETVDNIVGILSNRDFLQWYTERHENEAFDIMKLVMPPVFVPYHKKIDDMLTELRKTGNQLAIVVDEYGGTAGLVTLEDILEEIVGEIRDEDDVDEDEDVQKLKDGRYILDPLMTLSDLEYELGVELEAPENSHVETLSGLIQATLGIIPSPGAEVVIKGYTFRVLKMDGTRMEKVLMIQPGKAKPKSAPRTQAFKIV; from the coding sequence ATGGAAAATGCCGATAGTTGGGCGATAGCCTTTCTCGCTCTCTTTTTGATTGTCTCTTTCTCCTTCTCCCTGGTGAAGGCCTCCTTCAGCGCTATCTATGCAAAGCGCGACGCCAAGGACCGTGAAGGACGTGAAGAAAAAGTGGCTGCCCTGGTAGAACTGGGCGGCTTCAACGAGACCATTTCCATCGGTCGAATTTTCTGCAACGTAGGTAGTGGCGTTCTTGGCTTCTACCTGTTCGAGATGATTCCCTGGGACTGGATTCAGCAATACTGGATCCTGGCTTTTGCGGCATATATCGTCGTGGCTTGCATCATTATCTACACCTTCACCGTGTTCTTTGCAAACCTGCTGGGAAACCTGAAGCCGGACACCCTGGCCGTGGTTTTGATTCCGCTGTATCGCTATATCCGCTTGCCCTTTATTATTCCCGCAAAGATTTGCCACTCCCTGTTTGTGACATCCCTGAAGGGAATGGGTTACGATTCCAAGCTGAGCTTCCTTCCGGAAGAGCGCCGCGATGCGGTGCAGGCGGACTTGTCTGACGATAATGGTCAAGACGGGGAAGGCCTGGAAAAGGAAGAACGCCAGATGATCCTGAACATCTTTGACTTCGTGGAAACTCCCGTCCGTGAAATCATGACGCCTCGCGTGGACATGTGCGCTATCGACGTGGACACTTCCCTGGACGATCTGGTGAAGGTCCTGAACAGCGAACGTCATTCCCGACTGCCTGTCTATAAGGAGACGGTGGATAATATTGTGGGTATTCTTTCGAACCGTGATTTCCTCCAGTGGTATACGGAGCGTCACGAGAATGAAGCTTTTGATATTATGAAGCTGGTCATGCCGCCTGTATTTGTACCATACCACAAGAAGATCGACGATATGCTTACGGAACTCCGCAAGACGGGCAACCAGTTGGCTATTGTGGTGGATGAGTACGGTGGAACTGCTGGTCTTGTCACTCTGGAAGATATCCTGGAAGAAATCGTCGGTGAAATTCGCGACGAAGACGACGTGGATGAAGACGAGGATGTGCAGAAGCTGAAGGATGGCCGCTACATCCTGGATCCGCTGATGACATTGTCTGACCTGGAATACGAACTGGGTGTGGAACTGGAAGCACCGGAAAATTCCCATGTGGAAACTCTTTCCGGTTTGATTCAGGCTACCTTGGGGATTATTCCGTCCCCCGGTGCGGAAGTCGTCATTAAGGGGTATACCTTTAGAGTACTCAAGATGGACGGCACCCGCATGGAGAAGGTTCTAATGATTCAGCCGGGCAAGGCAAAGCCTAAAAGCGCTCCCCGCACACAGGCATTCAAGATTGTGTAG
- the ybeY gene encoding rRNA maturation RNase YbeY, with translation MDPASKKVTKKATQKVAPKAAKKVAAPEYNIDFLLEGDIDVFPYKDKFEKMARKLLAEEGKEKDVNIVLCSDEFVREMNKNYRGLDKVTDVLSFEWHAEFPGEPEMLGEIYIAKEQVKRQAPEYGNTFFAEMKRVIVHGLLHLSGYDHIKAADRKVMRARECEFLGLDPYKEKD, from the coding sequence ATGGACCCTGCTAGTAAAAAGGTTACTAAGAAAGCTACCCAGAAGGTAGCCCCTAAGGCAGCCAAGAAGGTTGCCGCTCCCGAATACAACATCGATTTCCTCCTGGAAGGGGACATCGATGTTTTCCCGTATAAGGACAAGTTCGAAAAGATGGCCAGGAAGCTTCTTGCCGAAGAAGGCAAGGAGAAGGATGTGAACATCGTCCTGTGCTCCGATGAATTTGTTCGTGAAATGAACAAGAACTACCGCGGTCTGGACAAGGTGACCGACGTGCTTTCCTTCGAATGGCATGCGGAATTCCCCGGCGAACCGGAAATGCTTGGCGAAATCTATATCGCCAAGGAGCAGGTAAAGCGCCAGGCTCCGGAATACGGCAATACGTTCTTTGCCGAAATGAAGCGAGTGATTGTTCATGGCCTTCTCCATCTGTCCGGATACGACCATATCAAGGCCGCCGACCGTAAGGTCATGCGCGCCCGTGAATGCGAATTCCTGGGTCTTGATCCCTACAAGGAGAAAGACTAA